The following nucleotide sequence is from Halictus rubicundus isolate RS-2024b chromosome 7, iyHalRubi1_principal, whole genome shotgun sequence.
GaaagtgagaaaataaacaaacaatattCGAATACTATCAATGCAAATTCAAAAGAAGATTGTACATTTTATGGTTTACCAGATACTGTAAAAGACCTTATCTTAAAAATTAGGGGTATTGATAAAGTCTATAGTAAGTGGTATAGTAGTACACTGTTTTTCATAGGTCACATTATTGGATGTATtcacaattattatttaatgtttATAGAATGGCAGGATGAGTGTTTAAGTTCAGATGCattaaaaataagaaagaatttAATTTATGCTCTTCCGACAAGCGGTGGTAAAACTTTAGTTGCAGAAATATTAATGTTGAAAGAAATCATATGTAACAAAAAAAATGCAATATTTATATTACCATTTGTTGCTATAGTACAAGAAAAGGTAGGTATCGATTTGTTCAATACAATGATATAGATTACCATACtatttatttgtaatttataGGTTGAAGCAATGGCACCGTTTGCATtagaattcaattttttaatcgaagAATATGCAGCAGCAAAAGGCCATTATCCACCAAAAAAACGTCGGAAAAaaaatagtatatatatatgcacTATAGAGAAGGCATTGAGTTTAATCAACAGTTTAATTGAAGAAAATCGTTTGAATGAAGTAAGTAATAGTATCCTGAAAGAAAGTGGCAAGGTGTGGTATATATTACATTTGCTTAAAAAACATTCTAGATTGGTCTCATGGTTGTGGACGAATTGCATTTACTTGGTGAAAATGGAAGGGGAGCTACATTAGAAGTTCTCTTAACAACAGCATTATATGTTAATGGTAACaaggaaaatataaaacataTTACATAAATTGTAGTTAGTGAAAAAAATCGATATTGACCATTCATCTGTCATACGTATATTCGTTTTTATAATAAGTAGAAATGTTAAGTAAAATATTGGCATTTTAGCTAGGATATAAAAAAGCAAAAACTTTTATAATCTAAAAGGATCTATCTAATCTAAAGGAACTATCTATTTTTTTCGTGTAAATTTTCACAGTTTGTAACTGTTGTCATCAGTTTGGAGACATCCTGTTTGATATAATCTAATACATGTTTCAGAACGCATTCAAATTATCGGAATGAGCGCAACAATAGGCAACTTGAAAGAAATTTCTGAATTTTTAAATGCAGATTTATATACTGGAAATTTTAGACCCATTGAAATAAAAGAGTATGTCAAGTGTGATGATGACATTTGGCTGGTTGACTTGAAATCTGAAGATCTTTTAACAGATCCAAAAAAAATTAACTATCGCGTACGTTTATTTACTTCAATGTATTTAATAATGGAAAAACATTTAATAGCTAGTTCTTAATCGCATTTTTGTTTAACAAGTATTCAAACAATGCAGCAGTCATAGATCCAGATAGAATTGGAGGTTTAGTGATGGATGTAATTCCACAAGAATCTTGTCTCATATTCTGTTCTGGTCGTAAGAATTGTGAAAATGTTGCCTTGTTGTTAACCAAAGTTTTATTCAGGTGATatataattttctgaaattcaACTTCGAAATTGTCAATTGCAATGTGTCGATATCAGTGCTGAATTTATATTTCACGTAATCAAATatgatgtaaataaattttagatcGTTGGAAGAGCATAAGAAGGAtgagaaacaaaatttattgaCCGCACTTCAAACCGAGGAAGGTCTTTGCCCTATTTTACGTCGAACTATAAAATTTGGTGTCGCTTATCATCACTCTGGTCTTACAGCCGAAGAAAGACGGTTATTGGAGGACGCTTTTAGAGCCGGAATCCTCTGCGTTATATGTTGCACCTCAACGTTAGCTGCTGGAGTAAATTTACCAGCCAGAAGGGTACTTTATTATGTCACTTTCTCTGTATCATTAAAAATTACTTGCGGCTTCTGATTTTGATAAATATTGCAGGTAATACTAAGAAGTCCATACGTAGGCAATCAATTTTTGAATTTAAGTAGATACAAACAAATGATTGGAAGAGCTGGTCGTGCTGGTATGGGAAATATTGGAGAAAGTATACTAATATGTAAAAACCATGAATTATCAAAAGTAATAATGTTATGTCTTCTAGTACAATGCATTGGATTACCTTGACCTCACCGACATAATTTCATCGACATCTTGAGATCATCGACAATGTTTTTATCGACACCGAGTTTTGTCGACAATGTCAACATTCATGTCGGATAGTCGATTTCTAGTGCGTATAACGAACAATATTCGTTCTACCCTTATACGAAAATTATATTCAGGAACATTGTCGATGATATCGGTGATTCAAACGTGTCGATGAGTAGATACTGTCGGCAAAATTCGGTATTTATGAAATCGTATCGGTGAGTTCAGGGTAATCTCAATGTACTATATAAGTTTAATCATTATTTAACTTTCTTATTTCGCTTTGTTACGCAGGTGAAAGAACTTTTAACGTCTAATATGGATGAGTCTTTAAGTAAATTACATGTAAACAGAGATAGAggcattaataatttaattttaagtgCTACATTGTTTTCTATAGCAAAAACTAGATCCGATTTACATAAACTGGCAGGAAAGACTTTACTCAATATTCAACAAGAACGTTTAAATGTTAATACAAAACAGATTACAGACCAAGCTGTAACAGAATTTCTAAAAAGTGGTGTTATGAAAGTGAAAAAGAATCAAAGTAGTTGTGTAGGGTTCAAACCGAATGTAAGTGTTATCATCCCATCGCAAAATGAAGACTGTGCTGATAAAATTACAGAAACAAATagcaagaaaaagaaagttgTTATGTTACTGAGTGAAACTGAATTAGAGCTTTGTAATCTGGGTCGAGCATCTATGAAAGGTTCACTTAACATACTTATAATAAACAAAGTATCAAAATGTTTTGCAGTTCTCTTTGTCTTAAATTTAGTTTCATGTTGCAGGTAATATAGATATAGAGACTGCATATACATTATATGCTGATTTACAAAAAGCACAGGATCATTTAATTATTCTCGATTATTTGCATCTTTTATACCTTGTTACTCCGTACGATATTGTATCTCAAATAAAACCACATGGATCCATTTATTACGATGTGGTAATCTATTCTCTTTTTACATGTTATAACGTCTATTTTTATGTATATTGTTTAAAGTTTTTATCATATATTTTTAGGTCACTAATTTATCAGAGACTCAAATGAAAACAGCAAGACTTCTTGGAGTTAATGAGACATCTATAATGAAAATACGCGATGGTATAATGCCCAAGGTAATACATTAGTTTTCATTGCATTAAATAGTTTATGTACATTGTTTCGTATCTAACAGACTGTACAGCCAAGAGTAATTCAACGATTTTATGTGACATTAATATTGTACGACTTGTGGACACAACACGCAGTTTATAGAGTAGCAGACAAATATCAAGTAGATCGGGGTATTATACAAAACCTTTTAACTGCAGTGTCTTCGTTTGCTTCGTCTGTAGTTCGATTTTGTCAGGTAAATTACTGGATTagttttatttataagattATCTTTTGTGAAAGCTGATTACCAACCATTTTAGGAGTTGGATGAATTTTGGGCATTTAGAGATCTGTTAGGAACGTTTAGTAAACGGTTATCTTATTGCTGTCCATTGGAGTTGGAGGTATTAATGGAGTTACCACTAGTTAAAATTGTAAGTTaattgacaacatatttcatacAACGGCCATCAATGTATTTTCTTTACATAGGGAACAAGATATTTTTACAAGATATTTTTTTACATAGGGAAGAGCACGTCAATTGTACAATGCAGGCTATAAAACGTTACAGTGTATAGCTAAAGTAAAAGCAACAGATTTACAAGAAAGAATTCCATATTTAAGTAAAAAGGCATCAATACAAATTGTCGAAGCTGCTAAAGTAATCATTTTTCATATTAAACATATCTGTAGTTAATATTTCCAAATCAAAACGTTAACTTCAACCTCTTTTATCTTACAGTtattaatattgaaaaaaatagAAGACCTTCAAGATGAAACAGAAGACATTCTAGATGGTATAGATATGAATACTTTAAACATAAATTGCTAATTTTTTATTACAAGCTATTGTACAAAGTGAGAATTTACATGAATACGAACTGAAGGTTCACAGAAAGTTAATTTTTGTACATACattgttaatttatttttgtacttGTGACAAtaaactactgaatttttatttatatgcaAAAATGGTTAAAATATTTCATGTTAGCAAAAACACAGCAACACAACATTTAATGTTTGATGTGTTTcatgcagaaaatgtttcatTTCGTGTATATGCATTAGTTGCATATTGTGCCAAACAGATCAATGTGTTTCAAGAACAACACATTGTTTAAGCAGGCACATACATTAAAAATCCAAAATGTGATTGATATTGCATTAAGGATATGTGATATCGAGCCATTGTGGtacaaatattatatttataatctaattatactcattttgtaaaatgtaacaaacataaaaataacaacTTTATTAAAACAAACACTTCATAAATTTAGTATTTAATGACATTCAGCAATACTTCTCCATGTTTTTTAAACTTTAACGTTTCTTATATAAACATGGTTTCAAAGTAATAGGGGATAATTTGGATTTTTTACCACCTATGtctttttcctttttaaaaTCTAAGAAGTAGAACAAATTATGGGACAAATCttttaaagtatttttaaaaccATATCCACTTAATACTTTTATAAAATCTTCTACTCTGTCAAATCGACTTTCAACTTCAGCTATTTTCAAAATACCGCTGGAAACACATTTTATATCAATTTCAATTGAGTTCAAACTGtaacattcaatatttatattaattattgtgAATACTTACTCTTTTTTAAGAATCCTATTTGCTTCTATAATGTAATCTTTTAGATTAGTTCCCATAAGAGACAAACAGAACACAACCACGTGTACACCATTAGTTAATAAAGGAGTATGTGCTACATCACATACAGTTACATTTTtgttcaaagaaataaaatcgaaagaaTGTACTTGTTGGGTAACAGAAGCAGCGAGTCTTGCTTCGCCACAACCAAAGTCTGCAATAACATAATCCTTTGGCCTGCAATATTAATATTAGAAGAATAAGGTCTAAATTTATAGATTAAAACTTAATTCATATAATTTTTCTGGACTGTTTACTAACATTTTcttaatagatgatattataacaTCAAGAGGATTTAATGGCCATTGTGCAACTTGCTGTTTGTATCCCTCATGGTATGCTTTAAATGCATCTGGATCATCTTTAAAGTACTTTTTTGATTCAGAACTTTCACTGCCATACATTGTTTCATTCAAATACCTAAATCTGGATGCTCTTAATTTAGACATCATTCTTTCTCTTAAAGGTTTTGTTTTTAAGTTTTCTTTCTTTGTCTTTATCTGTGTTTGTTTAGCAGTAAGCATTTCTTCTAATTTTTTGATATCCAAATTACAGTGTTTTAATGTTATGTTAGAGTTTTTACTCTTTTCTGAGGAAGGGACTAAAGgtttcttttccttttctttccttttcttccATGCTAACGAATTCACTTTTGCTACTTCGTCATTACTTACAATTTGCTTTTGTCTCTTTACCTTCTTGTGCTTGCCATTGTTTATTTCCTTTGCATTTAGCAACAGAGAGTCTTTTGCTTGCTTCACAAGTGCTATGACATTTTTTGTCTTTTTATTAGTTTGTTTGAAAGACTGATTTTCACTATGTTTTGACTTTTTGATCTTTACAGCTTTCTGAACGTTTCCttgttttctttcaattttattttgactCTTGGTTTCATTGCCCTTAATCTTCTTTTTTATAGTGGTTACGTTTGCAACATTAGAATTAACAAAACTAAAAGATGAATGGGTTCCATCATTTTTCtgtaactttttaaatttttttttaagattcTGTGTGCTCTTCTTATGtttgtttttaaattttacattttgaTCCTTGACCTTAGCAGATTTACAATTCTTTTGATCTTTAACTACTTGCTttcttttctaaaaaaaaaagttaaccGTGTATAATGActgtaatattgtaatatttgtaattGTTCCTTTGAGCGATATAAAAACCAAAAAATACCCAATAATTTAccttagaaatattttcttcatcGAGGTTTTTAACAGTTCTCTTTTTGTTAGAAGTATACTTTTTTAGTTTCTTTCCCATTTCCTTCGCGTGCACGTGGAGCCTTTAGTCAGAAAGTGTATCAATTcttatttcgtaaaatttagAAAACAATCGCATATCTAACCTAACGGATTCATAAACAAACTGTTCACCTATTGTCacctacatatgtacatataggAATGGACAATATACCAACCTcaggcagagaggataggagagtgctcacgcccgggatttcggcgttcccgatatagtgctgacatctgctcagccttagcatggcacagaaccgggccgtcttttagcacaaaaccgaacgcacattatttttttaaccagaaaaggcatttggccttgactgtcacgccaatcctcgaacggtcctcgaacggtcagtagggaaaactgattgtggaatggttaaaattttttttgtggaactacgtcgcgtcaccgacgagatatatatatctcgtcggtgcattCACTCAGGAATTCGCTGCTAATGATACAGGTAAGATggtgcaggttctggtccaggctaaaaagatgatgcaggttctggtgcaggctaaaaattagactagggggcagcactataccggtgACAGTAAAATCCCGGACGTGAGCactatcatttcctctctggtatttTTTAGACTTCGCGATAGGTGCACTTAGGTTTAAAAAGTATCATGAGATCGAATCAATTTTAAGTAAATAAATGTGGAAGTGTTTTTCTACTTACTTTTCGAAAACGTTTTTCCAGAATTTCCTCAtgtattcaatattttatatttacgcaGCAATATTTTTCGCGTATGTATGGGTACAATAGATCGAACTATTTAAATATTCCTTTGTTTCCTGGGCTGTTTTTAAACTGTCAATGGTAATTTGAGAAACCGTGTATTATGGGTCTTGAATTCGGGACTATACCAGTTCGAATACGCGGGATTGTGTTTTACACTCTAACCGGGTTCGAACAAAAATACTGGGTAAATTTTCTGTCTCAGACCGTGCCAAGTGCCATCAGGATAATTGCGGAAAATACTATGTTTGCGACTCCAGGTATTGTGACTTCAAGTGGTCTCTATTATTGTTCCAAATTTCTTGATATTTTCCTCAAGAAACGATAAATGCGATTTATGTATCGAGAATCTTTCaggaatgaaaagcaatattgtTACATTTATTCTTGTGGAATAATGCTGACAATATTCATCAAAAAATTTATccttcaaaaattaaaagatataTTGTTATGTTTATTCTTGTGGAATAATCTTGtcaatattaatgaaaaacttcTCGAGAATCCTTAAAGAAATTAAATCaaacattgttcaaaatattgccAAACGTTATCTGTTAGAAAATTCGTGGACAGCGAAACATTATGTTTTTGTTTTAAAATAGATCGTAAAAAATTCAGGAAGGTAGTTAAGTCTTAATTAAGCAATTGCTTATATTTCATTGTAGCTGTACTGTTAGGAGCATGGACCTTGGTATGGAGTAAAAAGGAACATAAGAGAAGCAAAAGGAAGGATCCGAAGATGTATGAAAATGATAAATAAAGTAGCTCTGGAGACAACGACGAAGCACATTTTCTCAATATGTTGTACCGTTACAATGTTACAAGTAAATCTGGTGTATTAAACAGTTTTTACTAATATGACTCTGTCCGTAATATTCATTTCCCATGTCCTGGAAAGCGTAGAACTaccaataaataattataaattaacaaTTCTCATatgttttatttaaacttcaaGTTAACTTAATCTATAATCCTTGTAAACATAATACTCTATTTATCAGGTACACAGAAAAGCTTCTCCCAAAATATTTCTCAatcataattttaatttttctattaaaaaatgaaagcaataaaataaaaatataagaacATAATTCATGTCCACGAAATGGACATTCTAAATAGTTTCGTGATATTTAGATCAATATATTAAATTGTTAAGAGAAATACAGTAAATGTTTATGTGGAAAATGGTAGAAGCTTTTCCGGGAATCTGACAACTCTTTAAAGGCGAACTATAATACTGCCCCTGTAGTTAATAATTAAGAGCACAGATCATGGCAACTCCTCGTTTGATCCAATGAGCCTGTGGTCTTCTGCTGGGTATTTCCATAGGTAGGACGAAATTGGTGGAGTGTCCTGTTGTGCTTAAAGTCCCTGCCCTCTGAATGGTTTTGTAAACAGGACAGGTATAGATCCTTGGAGGCTCTCGATGGTCCACTTCAGGCAACAATAGAATTGGAGGCATATCTGTGAACAGATAAACGAGCAGTGAACCAAGCGATTAATATTCACAATTCAATGCGATAAAGTTGCAGGATACCGGTGTATAACTCCTTGGGAAGGGACTCGTCCAGGTGGTTAACGTTCCAACGACATCCTTCAAGGAACAGACCGTAGATCGCGCAGCCATCTTTTGGCCTCTGGGTTGGCATGGCGTTCAATACCTGTAACATTCAGTTTTGATACGTTGAACACCATGGAAGTTATATTCCACTCATGCATTCAACTGTGTTTGCTCCAGAGCTTGTGTGAAACTTAAATATGGTTCGAAAccattaattatttttagttCAGGGTCCAAGTGTTCAACTGTTTTAATGCTTAAGTGTTCAAGGTTCAAGGTTCAGATGATTCAGGGTTCAAGATTCACAATTCAAACTTCCAATTGTTCCATTATTCAATTGTTTGAGTGTTCAACTACTCAATTTCCCGATTGTTCAAATGCTAGACTATACAAGCATTCAAATGATTCATGGTTCAAGGTTCAAACAATTTAAAGTTCCCAATTCAAATGGTGGGAGGTTCAAGGCTCGATATTCAAGGTGCAAACGCTTTCAAGTTGAATGTTGAATATTCAAGGTTCAAGGTTTCAGGTTCAATATTCCACGTATAAACTCAGCAAAGATCAAAGTTCAAGGTTACAGACTCAATATTCGAGGTACAAATGCATCCAAAGTCAAAGTTCAATGTACAATATTTCAGTGTTTAATTACAAAAGTGCCGAAAAATACTTTTGGAAGCAGATATACCTACAGCTGATAAACACAAACGCATGTTTTAAACAAGCCAGCAATCAAAATGTATGACCCTAAGGATCGGGTTGTTTCGAATTTGACAGTAAATATGCAAATTGCTAATGCAAAATCGTCTATTTCCCATGTGTTTCGAAACAGAAATAGTTTgagaagtaatttattcgtgAGGCGTACCTGGAAGCTAAAATCAATGGTGTCAATGGAAACGACGTGCTTCCTCGCGTAGTTCTGCAACGTTCCAGTCAGAAAAGCTTGCGGAAAGTAGAAACCGGAGATCCAGAACGCCGCCGGTATACCATTTGCCTCCCATGACCTCAAAAATGTGATTCGATCTTTCAGATCGAGAAACCAGGCACCTGCATTTCCAAATTACATAATTAAAAACGAACAAAACGCCAGTTCGCAAAACGAAGAGTTCGCCAGTGACCGCAACCATCGAGGTCTTTTGACTTAATTGGAAACAGACTCACCAAGTGGCTTCAACGACGGATAACCTTTGTCCTGCCAAACTTTCGGTATTCTGTTGTTGTACAAGCTATTGGCTACAGTTTCGAGCAGCTCGGACATCACCACCAACCCCTTCAAAGCTTTCAGGAGGTCCGTCAACGATGTCTTTACCACCACTAATAACCCATTGTACCGTATCGCTTCCTGCAGCAACACGGTATTGAAGGACTCCTCGTATAAAACAGGGTACCTGGAATCGTTACTTTGTGCAGTGTGTGACAACTAATTCGATTTTCTACCGTTTACGAGATCTTTCCGAAATGCTAGAAAAGCTAGAAAATTTTAAGGTTTAAATGTTCACCCCTGTATACAATTTTAATCACCGTGCTCCAGAACAATACCACGTATTGTATTTTAGCCAAAGACTTTTCTGAAATTCTGCCTACATCCGCATTGGCAGTACCATCTAGACTGAAGGTAAGAGTGTAAACAAGTCTACACATTGACAGGGTTGTATAATTTTCTCGAATCGGTGTTTCAAAATTCTCTTTGGCTAAAACCAATACACAGCATGGTACTAGACGTTCTAAAAATTTAAAGTCGATAGCTACTGAGAAACAAAAGGAATTTAAGGGTCACGGTTGAAAGTACTTAGTCTGCATAGCGACCAAGTCGAAGGTTCCAGGCATTTCGGAGAGCATGTCTTCGGCGATTTGCGTGGTGACTTCTTCGGTGCTGGCTGCAGCAGCTCCGACTTCTCTAGGCTGAAGTGCAAGCAACGTCTCTAGGCATGAATACGTTTCCGCCTGGGCGCAGCTTATGTCAGCGTTCGCGTGCATCCCGAACATCTCCGGCTCGTCGTTTAGAGGAAACGTTTTTATATACTCGATGTATTCTTCGAACGTTGCTGTTTCTGATAACTGCAACGAGCGGTGCAAAAAGTATTCTAAAAACcgagaaatttctttttttttcaatatgaGGAAGAAGAGAAAGCAGTTCAAAGATTCAATGGTTGAAATGTcttatgattagactgcggatctttatgcgaaatagaaattgtccaAATCAATTGTAACAAACCGAAGTTAAACGAAAATGTAAGTTCTGTTATAATCGTCTTAGAAAGTCgaaaataacataataattTCCTTCAATTCATCCAACGCATTTTGAGCTTTGTATTCGATGTGTTAATTTTCGTTTTAAACGcgtaaaatcagcagtctacttATGATTCAATGGTTCATTGGTTCGGTAGTTTCATTGTAGAATGATCTAAAAATTATTACCTGGTAATAGTGTCCTGATTGGTCGTACTTGTAGGCCGCCGAGAGAACTTCCGGTTTATAGTAGTCCTCGAGGATTGTCAAGACACACCGACGATCCCAGTCGTCCGTGATTCGTCCGCCATAGTTGATGTGACCGGCAGTGTATATCAGAACCTTTCAATTTACGAATCAAACTCGAACTAAGATTCTAGCAAATGATTAACTCCGTTTAATTATTATGGGGAAGACTTAGCGGACTGACCTTGAACGGCACCGTGTCGTACTCCAAGAGGAACATGTGCAGTTGCGAGACGCATATGGTTAGATCACCGTCAGTGAACTCGTACGGTATATTGAAGCCCAAGGGCCCGAATTTCCTTCTTTCCAAAAGGGCCGAGTGGAATAGTGCCAGGGAAAAGACCAGCCACTTGAATTGAGGAACTTTTGGATGAGTAGATTGGAGGAACGATTGCATTTCGACCACTTGAGTCAGGTATGCTCGGAACATGTTCGCCTAATGccaaaagaaatgaaaagaagACGTTCACGTGAACTGGAGAACAGTCTTAATATTgcttgtattttttatttcatatctGGACCCGCGATTTTGGGCCTTGCGTCCGATAAAGTATTGCTAAGGGGGCTGTCGGCCGTTGTTGAAATTGAAGAAGATtgtaatgaatagactgcgaattttatgcacatATGATAAAAATGCGTACGAGAAAcacaaaataataagaatgttcgaagaatttaaaaatgttatttcattCTTCTCGACTTGTTAAATCTATTAAGGctggaaacaaatttctattttactctaATTTGTCGTAATTGAAGTAGGAAACTTTTATTTTGGATAAAGCTCCACAGCCTAGTAATGAGTAGACTgggaatctttatgcaaaataaaaatatttctacattatttataagaaaCACGGGTTGAATTAAAATATATTCCTTCTTTTAGTAATTTGGAAAACATTAGTTAACTAGACATTTTGATCATAAACGCATTAAATACGCACTCTAGTAACGAACGTGTTAAGcagttaataaaatattgttgctTGCCTTTATGCCTCGCGGAGGCTCAATCGTCATTTTGCTGCTGTTCTGAAGGATGCTAACTGGGAAGTCCGGTGAAGGGGCAGAGGTCAACCATAACCGGAAGTCGCGATGGCTCTTGCCTCTTGACAGAGCCTCGACCAGCGTGTCCATCTCTGGCATCCAGCTCGGTGCCAAATGACAATTCTGTATGGACACAATTTGACCTATTTGTGAAACTGTTAATCTTTtaccactaggtttacggagcactaaaagcgactactTTAcgctactttataaaaataacaaaaatgtatcTATCCTAATTTTTAGCCATGTTTTCAATAATATACAGGCTGAGTCACTTAACTGTACCACCGGAATTTACTTGTACTTCTCGTTGCATAATAAaaagtttcaaacaaaagttacaAGACATTAACCGGTACATACgatgtaataattatttttttatatctcaCTTTGTTATCGAGATACTAAG
It contains:
- the Mus301 gene encoding mutagen-sensitive 301 isoform X1 — its product is MYKQITKSETSSLQAINSILSMDDTILNNIGIEKGANEISSISPGVHEKTLNNFEHEWSVCDIVEINDVSESLPDCDINDSEGRIHEKSFLNTSCKISKETNQWQDETFFSASFTQLIASNEKNDTLDHVSQVRTPKFENRIEETVSICGSSNKSKGINILKRHSIGNDNNTPNKIRCSESEKINKQYSNTINANSKEDCTFYGLPDTVKDLILKIRGIDKVYKWQDECLSSDALKIRKNLIYALPTSGGKTLVAEILMLKEIICNKKNAIFILPFVAIVQEKVEAMAPFALEFNFLIEEYAAAKGHYPPKKRRKKNSIYICTIEKALSLINSLIEENRLNEIGLMVVDELHLLGENGRGATLEVLLTTALYVNERIQIIGMSATIGNLKEISEFLNADLYTGNFRPIEIKEYVKCDDDIWLVDLKSEDLLTDPKKINYRYSNNAAVIDPDRIGGLVMDVIPQESCLIFCSGRKNCENVALLLTKVLFRSLEEHKKDEKQNLLTALQTEEGLCPILRRTIKFGVAYHHSGLTAEERRLLEDAFRAGILCVICCTSTLAAGVNLPARRVILRSPYVGNQFLNLSRYKQMIGRAGRAGMGNIGESILICKNHELSKVKELLTSNMDESLSKLHVNRDRGINNLILSATLFSIAKTRSDLHKLAGKTLLNIQQERLNVNTKQITDQAVTEFLKSGVMKVKKNQSSCVGFKPNVSVIIPSQNEDCADKITETNSKKKKVVMLLSETELELCNLGRASMKGNIDIETAYTLYADLQKAQDHLIILDYLHLLYLVTPYDIVSQIKPHGSIYYDVVTNLSETQMKTARLLGVNETSIMKIRDGIMPKTVQPRVIQRFYVTLILYDLWTQHAVYRVADKYQVDRGIIQNLLTAVSSFASSVVRFCQELDEFWAFRDLLGTFSKRLSYCCPLELEVLMELPLVKIGRARQLYNAGYKTLQCIAKVKATDLQERIPYLSKKASIQIVEAAKLLILKKIEDLQDETEDILDGIDMNTLNINC
- the Mus301 gene encoding mutagen-sensitive 301 isoform X3; this encodes MYKQITKSETSSLQAINSILSMDDTILNNIGIEKGANEISSISPGVHEKTLNNFEHEWSVCDIVEINDVSESLPDCDINDSEGRIHEKSFLNTSCKISKETNQWQDETFFSASFTQLIASNEKNDTLDHVSQVRTPKFENRIEETVSICGSSNKSKGINILKRHSIGNDNNTPNKIRCSESEKINKQYSNTINANSKEDCTFYGLPDTVKDLILKIRGIDKVYKWQDECLSSDALKIRKNLIYALPTSGGKTLVAEILMLKEIICNKKNAIFILPFVAIVQEKVEAMAPFALEFNFLIEEYAAAKGHYPPKKRRKKNSIYICTIEKALSLINSLIEENRLNEIGLMVVDELHLLGENGRGATLEVLLTTALYVNERIQIIGMSATIGNLKEISEFLNADLYTGNFRPIEIKEYVKCDDDIWLVDLKSEDLLTDPKKINYRYSNNAAVIDPDRIGGLVMDVIPQESCLIFCSGRKNCENVALLLTKVLFRSLEEHKKDEKQNLLTALQTEEGLCPILRRTIKFGVAYHHSGLTAEERRLLEDAFRAGILCVICCTSTLAAGVNLPARRVILRSPYVGNQFLNLSRYKQMIGRAGRAGMGNIGESILICKNHELSKVKELLTSNMDESLSKLHVNRDRGINNLILSATLFSIAKTRSDLHKLAGKTLLNIQQERLNVNTKQITDQAVTEFLKSGVMKVKKNQSSCVGFKPNVSVIIPSQNEDCADKITETNSKKKKVVMLLSETELELCNLGRASMKGNIDIETAYTLYADLQKAQDHLIILDYLHLLYLVTPYDIVSQIKPHGSIYYDVVTNLSETQMKTARLLGVNETSIMKIRDGIMPKLLILKKIEDLQDETEDILDGIDMNTLNINC
- the Mus301 gene encoding mutagen-sensitive 301 isoform X2, whose amino-acid sequence is MYKQITKSETSSLQAINSILSMDDTILNNIGIEKGANEISSISPGVHEKTLNNFEHEWSVCDIVEINDVSESLPDCDINDSEGRIHEKSFLNTSCKISKETNQWQDETFFSASFTQLIASNEKNDTLDHVSQVRTPKFENRIEETVSICGSSNKSKGINILKRHSIGNDNNTPNKIRCSENTVKDLILKIRGIDKVYKWQDECLSSDALKIRKNLIYALPTSGGKTLVAEILMLKEIICNKKNAIFILPFVAIVQEKVEAMAPFALEFNFLIEEYAAAKGHYPPKKRRKKNSIYICTIEKALSLINSLIEENRLNEIGLMVVDELHLLGENGRGATLEVLLTTALYVNERIQIIGMSATIGNLKEISEFLNADLYTGNFRPIEIKEYVKCDDDIWLVDLKSEDLLTDPKKINYRYSNNAAVIDPDRIGGLVMDVIPQESCLIFCSGRKNCENVALLLTKVLFRSLEEHKKDEKQNLLTALQTEEGLCPILRRTIKFGVAYHHSGLTAEERRLLEDAFRAGILCVICCTSTLAAGVNLPARRVILRSPYVGNQFLNLSRYKQMIGRAGRAGMGNIGESILICKNHELSKVKELLTSNMDESLSKLHVNRDRGINNLILSATLFSIAKTRSDLHKLAGKTLLNIQQERLNVNTKQITDQAVTEFLKSGVMKVKKNQSSCVGFKPNVSVIIPSQNEDCADKITETNSKKKKVVMLLSETELELCNLGRASMKGNIDIETAYTLYADLQKAQDHLIILDYLHLLYLVTPYDIVSQIKPHGSIYYDVVTNLSETQMKTARLLGVNETSIMKIRDGIMPKTVQPRVIQRFYVTLILYDLWTQHAVYRVADKYQVDRGIIQNLLTAVSSFASSVVRFCQELDEFWAFRDLLGTFSKRLSYCCPLELEVLMELPLVKIGRARQLYNAGYKTLQCIAKVKATDLQERIPYLSKKASIQIVEAAKLLILKKIEDLQDETEDILDGIDMNTLNINC